A single region of the Arthrobacter sp. zg-Y820 genome encodes:
- a CDS encoding tripartite tricarboxylate transporter TctB family protein, with amino-acid sequence MSTPVPSSADAAEQPIEKTGIADGQPPVRTSWWDGRSGLLLSLVMVAFSTYLLVGILTMDVGESTDFPGPKFFPGILMVAGYVLAALLALHYVRSPEHPTETSSRRYRTFTDWSAVLWTAGGFLLFALTLETLGWIIAAALMFWFVAKGFGSRRPIFDISLALLISSAVYLAFSIGLGLSLPSGILGGGF; translated from the coding sequence ATGAGCACTCCAGTGCCCTCGTCCGCAGATGCGGCGGAGCAGCCGATCGAAAAGACCGGCATTGCGGACGGACAACCTCCCGTCCGCACCTCCTGGTGGGACGGTCGCAGCGGGCTGCTCCTCTCGCTCGTTATGGTGGCCTTCAGCACTTACCTGCTGGTCGGAATCCTCACGATGGACGTGGGTGAGAGCACGGACTTTCCCGGTCCGAAGTTTTTCCCCGGCATCCTGATGGTCGCCGGTTACGTCCTGGCTGCTCTGCTGGCGCTGCACTACGTGCGTTCCCCGGAACACCCCACGGAGACTTCCTCCCGGCGTTACCGCACCTTCACGGACTGGTCAGCAGTCCTCTGGACCGCAGGAGGCTTCCTGCTCTTCGCCCTGACCTTGGAAACACTGGGCTGGATCATCGCCGCCGCCCTGATGTTCTGGTTTGTAGCGAAGGGCTTCGGCAGCCGCCGCCCCATCTTCGACATCTCACTTGCCCTGCTGATCAGCAGCGCAGTCTATCTGGCATTCTCAATCGGTCTGGGACTCAGCCTCCCGTCCGGCATCCTTGGAGGAGGTTTCTAG
- a CDS encoding tripartite tricarboxylate transporter permease, translating into MDSINLLMEGFSSALTPMNLLWVLVGCLLGTAVGVLPGLGSSMAVALLLPVTFALDPTAAFIMFAGVYFGGMFGDSTMAILMNTPGQASAIASTFEGHKMAKDGRAPQALATAAIGAFIGGMVASVLVVFLAPALADFSANFGPAEFFALALFAFVATSSVVSDSAVKGLAALVIGLGIATVGIDPFSGAERFSFGAPQMFDGISLITVTVAILALGEVFHIASRIRRDPAGKQISSAGRPFLSRAELKEAAPAWARGTAIGLPFGVIPAGGSEIPTFISYDVERRIDRRRKNPKFGKGAIRGLAAPEAAGNATTGTAMGALLALGLPVSATAAIMLAAFQQYGLQPGPLLFDRSPDLVWALLASFFIAMVVLLVINLPFAGLWAKLLLIPAPYLYAGITVFCGLGVYATSGAVFDLLMLLGLGLVGFIMRRHGMPLAPLMIGVVLGPLAETSMRDALLSSNGDYSVFVTGPIPLVLYGLLFIVLVATVRSKVVNRTRRDL; encoded by the coding sequence ATGGATTCAATCAACCTGTTGATGGAAGGCTTCTCCTCAGCCCTGACACCGATGAACCTGCTGTGGGTGCTCGTCGGCTGCCTGTTGGGCACCGCCGTCGGTGTGCTGCCGGGACTGGGCTCTTCGATGGCGGTGGCTTTGCTGCTGCCGGTAACTTTTGCCCTCGACCCCACTGCCGCTTTCATCATGTTCGCCGGAGTGTATTTCGGCGGCATGTTCGGCGACTCCACCATGGCGATCCTCATGAACACCCCGGGCCAGGCTTCGGCCATCGCGTCCACGTTCGAGGGGCACAAAATGGCCAAGGACGGCAGGGCCCCACAGGCCCTGGCAACCGCAGCGATCGGCGCGTTTATCGGCGGCATGGTGGCCTCCGTTCTCGTCGTGTTCCTCGCCCCGGCCTTAGCTGATTTCTCAGCCAATTTCGGTCCGGCTGAATTCTTTGCGCTGGCCTTGTTCGCTTTCGTTGCCACATCCTCCGTGGTCTCAGACTCAGCGGTGAAGGGCCTCGCGGCCCTCGTGATCGGTCTGGGGATCGCCACAGTGGGTATCGACCCGTTCTCGGGTGCCGAACGTTTCAGTTTCGGTGCGCCCCAGATGTTCGACGGCATTTCCCTGATTACCGTGACCGTAGCCATTCTGGCCCTGGGCGAGGTATTCCATATCGCTTCCCGGATACGCCGGGATCCGGCCGGCAAGCAGATCAGCTCCGCAGGCCGTCCCTTCCTCTCCCGCGCCGAGCTCAAAGAGGCAGCCCCGGCCTGGGCCCGAGGCACCGCGATCGGCTTGCCGTTCGGCGTCATCCCCGCCGGCGGGTCCGAGATTCCGACGTTCATCTCCTACGACGTGGAAAGGCGCATCGACCGCCGCCGCAAGAACCCGAAGTTCGGTAAGGGTGCGATCCGTGGCCTGGCGGCTCCTGAAGCCGCCGGCAACGCCACCACCGGCACCGCCATGGGAGCGCTTCTGGCTCTGGGCCTGCCGGTCTCGGCCACGGCCGCGATCATGCTGGCGGCGTTCCAGCAGTACGGCCTGCAGCCGGGCCCCCTGCTGTTTGATCGATCCCCCGACCTGGTCTGGGCACTGCTGGCGAGCTTCTTCATCGCGATGGTGGTGCTGCTCGTCATCAACCTGCCCTTCGCGGGGCTTTGGGCCAAGCTGCTCCTCATCCCGGCCCCGTACCTGTACGCCGGGATTACCGTCTTCTGCGGGCTGGGCGTCTACGCCACCTCCGGGGCGGTCTTCGATCTGCTGATGCTGCTCGGGCTTGGTCTGGTCGGCTTCATCATGCGCCGTCACGGAATGCCCCTGGCCCCGTTGATGATTGGTGTGGTGCTGGGTCCGCTGGCGGAAACGAGCATGCGCGATGCGCTGCTGTCCTCCAACGGTGACTACTCCGTGTTCGTGACCGGGCCGATCCCACTGGTGCTCTACGGTCTGTTGTTCATTGTGCTGGTGGCTACTGTGCGGTCCAAGGTTGTGAACCGGACCCGCCGGGATCTCTAG
- a CDS encoding universal stress protein gives MTSNSPFTIVVGVDGSEDSQSALDWAVDEARHRNGRLRLITVWAKQPMAWYPAVLETAAGGIAVVKSPEEDAAALQAQALKSVAETGVAASGTLIHSHSPASAILDAAQEADLVVVGSRGHGGFSGLRLGSVSHQVVNHAAVPVLVVPSKTRARDRGQAASL, from the coding sequence ATGACCAGTAACAGCCCGTTCACGATTGTGGTTGGCGTTGACGGCTCCGAGGACTCCCAGTCAGCCCTGGACTGGGCAGTGGACGAGGCCCGGCACCGCAACGGCCGGCTCCGCCTCATCACCGTCTGGGCCAAACAGCCAATGGCGTGGTACCCGGCGGTGCTCGAAACGGCGGCAGGCGGAATTGCCGTTGTGAAGTCCCCGGAAGAAGACGCAGCGGCGCTCCAAGCCCAGGCGTTGAAGTCCGTTGCAGAAACGGGCGTGGCCGCCAGCGGGACGCTTATTCACAGTCATTCACCGGCGTCGGCGATACTGGACGCGGCCCAAGAGGCCGATCTTGTGGTCGTCGGCTCACGAGGTCACGGCGGGTTTTCCGGGCTGCGCCTCGGGTCGGTTTCGCACCAGGTCGTCAACCACGCTGCTGTGCCAGTCCTGGTCGTCCCCTCAAAGACCCGCGCACGCGACCGTGGTCAGGCAGCCTCGCTGTAG
- a CDS encoding phosphoglycerate dehydrogenase, which yields MRRTWQRVVVVGKWQKDQNQEQAHQARHGVNCKHTATDGIASAHTERETHPTMATRILITTDYLHPGDAVDELLREHDLAPVYSPFRGSRTLEERLSLFDGISGAILASEPVTTDMLASATSLQVIARSGVGYDSIDIPAATAHGITVCNAPGTNHHSVAELTIGLIIMTARHLADVSTAVRQGRWPREAGHELRGSTLGIIGFGPSGRATASLGVALGMNVLVSTAYPDRENTAVRFVDFDTVLRDADYVSLHTRVHHGTGTLISAPRLQMMKPTAVLINTARGSLVDEQALAQALLDGTIAGAALDVLESEPLPSDSPLQELDNVLITSHLAGQTVQARARAGLAAAQAVIDVLENREPAHPVDHYPQFPDHSAAPLGRCGAAGRARPP from the coding sequence ATGCGGCGGACCTGGCAGCGCGTCGTCGTCGTCGGCAAATGGCAGAAGGACCAGAACCAGGAACAGGCCCACCAAGCCCGGCATGGTGTGAACTGTAAGCACACAGCCACTGACGGCATCGCGTCCGCTCACACAGAAAGAGAAACCCACCCCACCATGGCCACCCGCATCCTGATCACCACCGACTACCTCCACCCGGGAGATGCCGTTGACGAGCTCCTGCGCGAACACGATCTGGCGCCGGTTTACTCTCCGTTCCGGGGGTCGCGGACTCTGGAAGAACGTCTGTCGTTATTCGACGGCATATCCGGCGCGATCCTCGCCAGCGAGCCGGTCACCACCGATATGCTCGCCAGTGCCACCTCTCTGCAAGTCATCGCCCGCAGCGGTGTGGGCTATGACTCCATCGACATCCCGGCGGCCACCGCACACGGCATCACGGTATGCAACGCCCCCGGCACCAACCACCACTCAGTAGCCGAACTGACCATCGGGCTCATCATCATGACCGCACGCCACCTCGCGGATGTCTCCACCGCCGTCCGCCAAGGCCGCTGGCCCCGCGAAGCCGGCCATGAACTGCGCGGATCCACCCTGGGCATTATCGGTTTCGGTCCCAGCGGACGCGCCACCGCCAGTCTGGGTGTCGCTCTGGGCATGAACGTCCTGGTCAGCACCGCTTACCCCGATCGCGAGAACACCGCTGTCCGCTTCGTTGATTTCGACACCGTTCTGCGCGACGCTGACTACGTCTCCCTGCACACCCGCGTACACCACGGCACCGGCACGCTCATCAGTGCGCCCCGGCTCCAAATGATGAAACCCACAGCAGTGCTCATCAACACGGCGCGCGGCTCACTCGTCGATGAGCAGGCCCTGGCCCAAGCACTGCTCGACGGGACGATTGCCGGCGCCGCGCTGGATGTGCTCGAGAGCGAACCCCTACCCAGCGACAGCCCCCTTCAGGAACTGGACAACGTGCTCATCACATCCCACCTCGCCGGACAAACAGTTCAGGCCCGGGCACGCGCCGGGCTTGCAGCTGCACAGGCCGTCATCGACGTCCTCGAAAACCGCGAACCCGCTCACCCGGTCGACCATTATCCTCAGTTCCCTGACCATTCAGCAGCGCCTCTCGGCCGTTGCGGAGCCGCCGGCCGTGCCCGGCCTCCATGA
- a CDS encoding PhzF family phenazine biosynthesis protein: MKVRPYSEVDVFSSEPYRGNALAVVHDADGLSAEEMQQFANWTNLSETTFLLAPSSPEADYRVRIFTAKEELPFAGHPTLGSAQAWLNAGGSPRPGGTLVQECAAGLISIRRAEEGQLAFEAPPLTRYGPVDEPLVCRIATILESRGRKSWMRRGW, encoded by the coding sequence ATGAAAGTCCGTCCCTACAGCGAAGTTGATGTCTTCTCCTCTGAGCCCTATCGGGGCAATGCCTTGGCGGTTGTCCACGATGCCGACGGCCTGAGTGCCGAGGAGATGCAGCAGTTCGCCAACTGGACGAACCTGTCGGAGACGACGTTTCTCCTCGCCCCAAGCAGTCCGGAGGCCGACTACCGGGTGAGGATCTTCACCGCGAAGGAAGAACTGCCTTTCGCCGGGCATCCAACGCTGGGGTCGGCCCAGGCCTGGCTGAACGCAGGCGGATCACCACGGCCCGGCGGGACACTCGTCCAGGAATGCGCGGCAGGGCTGATTTCGATCCGCCGAGCGGAGGAGGGGCAACTGGCTTTCGAGGCGCCACCGCTCACCCGCTACGGGCCCGTTGACGAGCCCCTCGTCTGCCGGATAGCGACGATTCTGGAATCCCGCGGGAGAAAATCCTGGATGCGTCGTGGCTGGTAG
- a CDS encoding PhzF family phenazine biosynthesis protein — MRLSSAREVLSLRPDPGKAGDLEIGVVGPQEPTEETRFEVRAFIGGDPVWEDPVTGSLNAGLARWMIDTAVAAPPYTAAQGTVLGRRGRVHISLRDGKIWVGGQVTSCVEGTVLV, encoded by the coding sequence ATCCGGCTTTCCTCGGCACGGGAAGTCCTGAGCCTGCGGCCCGACCCGGGAAAGGCAGGCGATCTGGAAATCGGTGTTGTGGGCCCGCAGGAGCCCACGGAGGAAACCCGGTTCGAGGTGCGTGCCTTCATCGGAGGGGACCCCGTCTGGGAAGACCCCGTGACCGGCAGCCTGAACGCGGGCCTGGCACGCTGGATGATCGACACAGCCGTGGCCGCGCCGCCCTACACGGCGGCGCAGGGAACAGTCCTCGGACGCCGGGGTCGTGTGCACATCAGTCTCCGCGACGGGAAGATCTGGGTTGGCGGACAGGTCACGAGCTGCGTCGAGGGAACGGTCCTCGTGTAG
- a CDS encoding cyclic nucleotide-binding domain-containing thioredoxin-disulfide reductase gives MTDVSEHPAKRTSAVPRLSDSQWEKLLALAAPTDVLAGDYVFRAGDLNYPMILVESGALEMVRDPLWWDEETVLSTLGPRSFAGELGLLNGQSALLSARVKESGRIRRLAREDLRLVMNQDDDLGGIVLHALWERREALRRGPAAMTLKFIGTEASSGLLALRRFAERLDLIHTVFVVPPDGMGALDGHGIAADDLPAALIQGKLIRRATPGTIAERLGLSYQLHHEGATDLLVVGGGPAGLAAAIYAASEGLSTVVLDAVAPGGQAASTSRIENFLGFPFGVAGGDLIRQATLQAIKFGVRVCAPCEAVALETADEGLQITLADGATLQTRTALITSGAAYRSLGVEGWEDFEGYGIYYAATSLEARQVAGHPVVVVGGANSAGQAALYLASHGCAVHLVVRGLEVGARMSSYLVDRLRQDSRIHIHTASNIIGLEGDSGLDSVRIDTAGPVDARGLFCFIGADPASAWLPTLDRDNAGFIRTGTDIAVQSLEQWQPLGREPMPFETSAPRVFAAGDVRHGSMKRVAAAVGEGSSAVASVHQALSGPASPLARPNATRGPFPRRSS, from the coding sequence ATGACGGATGTCAGTGAGCACCCTGCCAAGCGAACCAGTGCCGTGCCTCGTCTTTCCGACTCCCAATGGGAAAAACTCCTCGCCCTGGCCGCACCAACGGACGTGCTGGCCGGCGACTATGTTTTTCGCGCGGGGGATTTGAACTATCCAATGATCCTGGTGGAATCGGGGGCCCTTGAAATGGTGCGTGACCCGTTGTGGTGGGATGAAGAAACCGTTCTCAGCACTCTGGGGCCACGCTCGTTCGCCGGCGAGCTCGGGCTGCTCAACGGACAGTCCGCGCTCCTGTCGGCGCGGGTGAAGGAGTCCGGGCGCATCCGGCGGCTGGCCCGCGAGGACCTGCGGCTGGTCATGAATCAGGACGACGATCTTGGCGGGATTGTTCTGCATGCTCTGTGGGAACGCCGCGAAGCGCTTCGGCGAGGCCCCGCAGCCATGACGCTCAAGTTCATTGGGACGGAAGCGTCGAGTGGCTTGCTGGCTCTTCGGCGCTTCGCTGAACGTCTTGATTTGATTCATACCGTCTTCGTCGTCCCGCCTGACGGCATGGGTGCCCTCGACGGCCACGGCATCGCAGCCGATGATCTGCCGGCAGCGCTGATCCAGGGCAAGCTCATACGGCGTGCGACGCCGGGAACCATCGCCGAGCGCCTCGGGCTGAGTTACCAGCTCCACCATGAGGGGGCCACGGACCTGCTGGTGGTTGGCGGCGGACCTGCCGGGCTCGCGGCGGCCATCTATGCAGCCTCCGAAGGGCTGAGCACGGTGGTGCTCGACGCCGTCGCGCCGGGAGGGCAAGCGGCGTCGACCTCTCGAATCGAGAACTTCCTTGGTTTTCCCTTCGGAGTTGCCGGTGGAGATCTCATCCGCCAAGCGACCTTGCAGGCGATTAAGTTCGGGGTAAGAGTCTGTGCACCCTGCGAAGCGGTGGCACTTGAGACTGCGGATGAAGGCCTTCAGATCACGCTGGCCGACGGGGCCACCCTGCAGACACGCACCGCATTGATTACGTCGGGGGCAGCCTATCGAAGCCTGGGCGTGGAGGGGTGGGAGGACTTTGAGGGGTACGGCATCTATTACGCCGCTACCAGCCTGGAGGCGCGCCAAGTCGCGGGGCACCCGGTGGTTGTCGTTGGCGGGGCCAACTCCGCCGGCCAGGCCGCGCTCTATCTCGCCTCCCATGGATGCGCGGTTCATCTGGTGGTCCGGGGACTTGAGGTTGGGGCGCGGATGTCCTCCTACCTCGTGGACCGTCTGCGGCAGGATTCCCGCATCCACATCCATACCGCGTCAAACATCATTGGTCTGGAAGGAGACTCCGGCCTGGATTCGGTCCGCATCGACACCGCCGGGCCGGTCGATGCCCGCGGGCTGTTCTGCTTCATCGGAGCCGACCCTGCCAGCGCCTGGCTTCCCACCCTCGACCGAGACAATGCCGGGTTCATCCGCACCGGAACAGACATTGCGGTGCAGTCCCTGGAGCAGTGGCAGCCGCTGGGCCGCGAACCCATGCCCTTTGAAACCTCGGCCCCGCGCGTTTTTGCGGCCGGCGACGTCCGGCACGGCTCCATGAAGCGCGTCGCGGCAGCGGTCGGCGAAGGGTCAAGCGCCGTCGCATCCGTTCACCAAGCGCTCAGCGGCCCTGCCAGTCCCCTCGCCCGTCCGAACGCTACACGAGGACCGTTCCCTCGACGCAGCTCGTGA
- a CDS encoding SCO1664 family protein: MPAPDLVAAELTLTGRITTASNATFLGSIGGAAVVYKPIAGEQPLWDFPDGCLAHREVAAYLVSEALGWNIVPRTWLRDGPFGEGMVQLWQDTDPEQTAVDLVPADDVPDTGWKQVLEGEDQSGRTVALIHEDTPALRRMAVFDVLVNNADRKGDHILAMGGGHRYGVDHGLTLHSDHKLRTVLWGWIGEALSAEELDGVDRILSGLEGELGLQLAKLLTAEEIASLAARCVRLRSAGQFPAPSGDMPAVPWPLF, translated from the coding sequence ATGCCGGCGCCCGACCTGGTGGCCGCCGAGCTGACGCTCACCGGCCGGATCACGACGGCGTCGAACGCCACCTTCCTGGGCAGCATCGGCGGCGCTGCCGTGGTCTACAAACCGATCGCGGGCGAGCAGCCGCTGTGGGACTTTCCCGACGGGTGCCTGGCCCACCGCGAGGTGGCCGCCTACCTGGTGTCGGAGGCTCTCGGCTGGAACATCGTGCCGCGCACCTGGCTGCGGGATGGTCCGTTCGGCGAAGGCATGGTCCAGCTCTGGCAGGACACGGACCCGGAGCAGACCGCGGTGGACCTGGTCCCGGCGGACGACGTGCCGGACACCGGCTGGAAGCAGGTCCTCGAGGGTGAGGACCAAAGCGGGCGGACCGTCGCACTGATTCACGAAGACACCCCGGCGCTGCGGCGGATGGCCGTGTTCGACGTGCTTGTCAACAACGCCGACCGCAAAGGCGACCACATCCTGGCCATGGGCGGCGGACACCGGTACGGCGTGGATCACGGGCTCACCCTCCACAGTGACCACAAGCTGCGGACCGTGCTGTGGGGCTGGATCGGCGAGGCGTTGAGTGCCGAGGAACTCGACGGCGTCGACCGGATTCTCTCGGGGCTGGAGGGTGAGTTGGGCCTGCAGCTGGCGAAGCTGCTCACCGCCGAGGAAATCGCTTCGCTCGCCGCGCGCTGCGTCCGGCTGCGCTCGGCCGGGCAGTTTCCGGCTCCCAGCGGTGACATGCCCGCGGTGCCCTGGCCGCTGTTCTAG
- a CDS encoding DUF3090 family protein yields the protein MPTTVHEFAWPDRVVVGTVGVPGQRTFYLQVQTGKQIVSISLEKQQAAQLAEKMDEILDQLITIDGNPFHVPASTPIELVDNDDLEPVQEQFRAGVMSLGWDPTTAQIVIEAYPLEEVDPDDDGFLADEDDADPAEVLRVRMPVGTARAFTKRTREVVGAGRPICVICGQPIDADGHTCTFPES from the coding sequence ATGCCTACAACCGTTCACGAGTTCGCCTGGCCTGACCGCGTCGTCGTCGGCACCGTCGGCGTCCCGGGACAGCGCACGTTCTACCTGCAGGTGCAAACGGGGAAGCAGATCGTCAGTATCTCCCTGGAGAAGCAGCAGGCGGCCCAGCTCGCCGAGAAAATGGACGAGATCCTCGACCAGCTCATCACCATCGACGGCAACCCCTTCCACGTTCCCGCGAGCACTCCCATCGAACTCGTGGACAATGACGATCTTGAGCCGGTTCAGGAACAGTTCCGCGCCGGCGTGATGAGCCTGGGCTGGGACCCGACGACGGCGCAGATCGTCATCGAGGCCTACCCCCTCGAGGAGGTGGATCCGGACGACGACGGCTTCCTCGCGGACGAGGACGACGCTGATCCCGCCGAAGTGCTGCGGGTGCGGATGCCGGTCGGCACCGCCCGGGCCTTCACGAAGCGCACGCGCGAGGTCGTGGGCGCCGGGCGTCCGATCTGCGTGATCTGCGGCCAGCCGATCGACGCCGACGGGCACACCTGCACCTTCCCCGAGTCCTGA
- a CDS encoding histidine phosphatase family protein yields the protein MATVILVRHGRTTANASGVLAGRTPGVDLDQVGRDQAAATGDRLAVVPVVGVVSSPLERCRQTARFILDRQSGSPHAPVDDDLTECGYGSWQGRTLEELAKEKLWATVQSQPSAVTFPGGESMAAMQARSVAAIRRHDAAFEAEHGPGAVWVAVSHGDIIKSVLADALGMHLDLFQRLSVGPASVSIVRYGPGRPTVHATNTDAGDLSWLAASTASEDAPVGGGAGHAAPRAG from the coding sequence ATGGCAACAGTAATCCTCGTGCGGCACGGCCGCACCACAGCGAACGCCTCCGGCGTGCTGGCCGGCCGGACCCCCGGCGTCGACCTCGACCAGGTGGGCCGCGACCAGGCCGCGGCGACCGGCGACCGGCTCGCCGTCGTGCCCGTGGTCGGAGTGGTGTCCAGCCCGCTCGAGCGCTGCCGGCAGACCGCCCGGTTCATCCTGGACCGCCAGTCCGGCAGCCCGCATGCGCCGGTCGATGACGATCTCACCGAGTGCGGCTACGGCTCCTGGCAGGGCCGCACGCTCGAGGAGCTCGCGAAGGAGAAGCTGTGGGCCACGGTGCAGTCGCAGCCCTCCGCCGTCACCTTTCCCGGCGGCGAGTCCATGGCCGCGATGCAGGCCCGGTCGGTGGCGGCGATCCGGCGCCACGATGCCGCGTTTGAAGCCGAGCACGGGCCGGGGGCGGTGTGGGTGGCGGTGAGCCACGGGGACATCATCAAGTCGGTCCTCGCCGACGCGCTCGGCATGCATCTGGACCTGTTCCAGCGCCTCAGCGTGGGCCCGGCGTCCGTGTCGATCGTGCGCTACGGTCCCGGACGCCCCACCGTCCACGCGACCAACACGGACGCCGGGGACCTGTCCTGGCTGGCGGCCAGCACTGCGTCGGAGGATGCCCCGGTCGGCGGTGGCGCAGGGCACGCGGCGCCACGGGCCGGATGA
- a CDS encoding sulfatase-like hydrolase/transferase: protein MHGETRRTRGVAASGPVLRAARKAGVVLGRILLYVLIWAGLALLIAAAGIQFYWGEISVSQMMLNLVSVETEGGGGSVVWAGILGIGVAPVVITALIALWQFFRRRKRRKNRGEPRRPQWIRRTISAVLVSALVIGGVTAFSTTVGVADYIKAANSDYDLADYYVEPTVTDGEHKRNLVVIYLESGEATLGDDQLFEKDAFAPLKEATPASEGWQSTEGLQQFQGGGWTMAGVVSTQCGVPLKGTGPEPNDGSGEVGVGVSTYLGGATCLGDVLADHGYTSVFLGGANSAFAAKDIFLRGHGYSEQKGLADWRSAGEPEESFRSDWGLSDERLMAHAKDKIDLLHAEAEKTGQPFNLSLLTLDTHKPAHVFDYCNVDTQNTDISVFSCSMAQVAGFVNHMKEKGYLDDTAVVIMGDHLKQLSAGDAFHEQLDGHTSRSIFNRIWVPGRDKNSTLRSGLDQLNMFPTLLEAAGLTLEDHEAGLGVSAFAERVPGSSAQAMDPNDYLELLNSHSPKFYTKAWAGEDVR, encoded by the coding sequence ATGCACGGCGAAACGCGGCGAACGCGAGGTGTTGCCGCGTCAGGCCCGGTTCTGCGCGCGGCCCGAAAGGCCGGCGTGGTCCTGGGACGGATTCTGTTATACGTCCTGATCTGGGCCGGCCTTGCCCTGCTCATCGCCGCCGCGGGCATCCAATTCTATTGGGGCGAGATCTCCGTGAGCCAGATGATGCTCAACCTCGTTTCCGTGGAAACGGAAGGCGGAGGTGGATCCGTTGTCTGGGCGGGCATCCTGGGCATCGGTGTTGCTCCTGTGGTCATCACCGCCCTGATTGCCCTGTGGCAGTTCTTCCGACGCCGCAAGCGCCGGAAGAACCGCGGGGAGCCCCGCCGTCCGCAGTGGATTCGGCGCACCATCTCCGCCGTCTTGGTGTCCGCGCTGGTCATCGGCGGCGTTACCGCCTTTTCCACCACGGTTGGGGTGGCGGATTACATCAAGGCGGCCAACTCCGACTATGACCTCGCCGACTACTACGTGGAGCCGACCGTCACCGACGGCGAGCACAAGCGCAACCTGGTGGTCATCTATCTGGAGTCCGGTGAGGCAACGCTGGGGGACGACCAACTCTTCGAAAAGGACGCGTTCGCCCCCCTCAAGGAAGCCACTCCGGCCTCGGAGGGCTGGCAGAGCACTGAGGGGCTCCAGCAGTTTCAGGGCGGAGGCTGGACCATGGCCGGCGTCGTCTCCACACAGTGCGGCGTACCGCTGAAGGGCACCGGACCGGAGCCGAACGACGGTTCCGGCGAGGTAGGTGTAGGCGTCAGCACTTATCTGGGCGGGGCCACCTGCCTCGGCGATGTTCTGGCCGACCACGGCTACACCAGCGTCTTCCTGGGCGGCGCCAATTCCGCCTTCGCGGCTAAGGACATCTTCCTGAGAGGCCACGGCTACTCCGAGCAGAAGGGCCTCGCCGACTGGCGCTCCGCCGGTGAACCGGAGGAGAGTTTCCGCAGCGACTGGGGCCTGAGCGACGAACGACTGATGGCCCATGCCAAGGATAAGATCGACCTGCTGCACGCCGAGGCGGAGAAGACGGGCCAGCCGTTCAACCTCTCCCTGCTGACGCTGGACACCCATAAGCCGGCGCACGTCTTCGACTACTGCAACGTGGATACGCAGAACACTGACATCTCGGTGTTCTCCTGCTCCATGGCCCAGGTGGCCGGATTCGTGAACCACATGAAGGAAAAGGGATACCTCGACGACACCGCCGTGGTGATCATGGGTGATCACCTCAAACAGCTGAGTGCCGGGGACGCTTTCCACGAGCAGCTGGACGGCCACACCAGCCGCTCCATCTTCAATCGGATCTGGGTTCCCGGCCGCGACAAGAACAGCACTCTGCGCTCCGGCCTGGACCAACTGAACATGTTCCCCACGCTCCTGGAGGCCGCCGGCCTCACCCTGGAGGATCACGAGGCGGGGCTGGGCGTGTCCGCCTTCGCCGAGAGGGTTCCGGGAAGTTCGGCGCAGGCAATGGATCCCAATGACTATTTGGAACTGCTGAACTCGCATTCCCCCAAGTTCTATACGAAGGCCTGGGCGGGTGAAGACGTCCGGTAG